A stretch of Pomacea canaliculata isolate SZHN2017 linkage group LG6, ASM307304v1, whole genome shotgun sequence DNA encodes these proteins:
- the LOC112566790 gene encoding uncharacterized protein LOC112566790 isoform X2: protein MTTTTLSTVMLLMLLVALALGSVLADEYSFPVNCEDRSVCTYDRTPYCIKGRREPVRGHCEFRDAICSGEEEDPNNTCFLPYPISCDGPPDERACFRDLRPWCVVGRLEPVRGHCAIQEAICDENAVVDRIRRCLP, encoded by the exons ATGACGACTACCACACTGTCCACAgtcatgctgctgatgctgctggtgGCACTGGCCCTGGGGAGTGTGCTCGCTG ATGAATACTCCTTTCCAGTGAACTGTGAGGACCGTAGTGTGTGTACCTACGATCGGACGCCTTACTGCATCAAGGGCCGGAGAGAACCTGTGCGTGGACATTGTGAGTTCCGGGACGCCATATGCAG TGGCGAGGAGGAAGACCCCAACAACACCTGCTTTCTGCCCTACCCCATCAGCTGCGACGGACCGCCCGACGAACGAGCCTGTTTCCGTGACCTTCGACCCTGGTGTGTGGTGGGACGCTTAGAGCCCGTGCGAGGTCATTGTGCCATCCAGGAGGCCATTTGTGACGA aaACGCCGTGGTTGATAGAATCAGAAGATGCTTGCCATGA